One stretch of Leishmania panamensis strain MHOM/PA/94/PSC-1 chromosome 29 sequence DNA includes these proteins:
- a CDS encoding hypothetical protein (TriTrypDB/GeneDB-style sysID: LpmP.29.1720), which translates to MYTTISSAFAAWATVGAHRGNWRTRVANSWIGTQSSSLYTPSSACLTLHPAVARTTRTAVCRRGGGAVLDVTASDMEVPRGQQLSVPVQRLLWGPKAPSPEKMMAVLTEQHMTGVASSVVATTRAASVATRMRRSAALDAVTASIEMLGDTGVAIPMGGAPQPTKRGSPAATSPNGGAASTGTARQNLGSSAATPTCDSSSAPLSSTETLVARPPARVFSFRGNPHELQDCLRGAKVLVFFYKTSCAPCTAIRSKLLRAVAGAGVVGGGGATATPPTSTVFATEDSGIDGSSPPLSAPLQLYQNNRERPTRGLTTAPVAADTEATDAAAVVATTATMTVEEQKACNVACRFLGGVAKPFPHSVILLMVDTNANAEVTALHDIRSLPTFMAYRNGCIIGRFEGSHEDEIDKLVDLLTQDSTEGSPTTDNEKASQQQQQQKGTTSSPVPGDYDSHHP; encoded by the coding sequence ATGTACACTACCATCTCCAGCGCGTTCGCCGCATGGGCCACTGTTGGGGCGCACCGCGGAAACTGGCGAACGCGCGTGGCGAACTCGTGGATAGGTACGCAATCTAGTAGTCTATACACGCCGTCGTCTGCGTGTCTAACGTTGCATCCTGCGGTCGCACGTACCACAAGGACTGCTGTAtgtcggcgaggaggtggcgctgtgctTGATGTTACCGCGTCGGATATGGAAGTGCCCCGAGGTCAACAGCTCAGCGTGCCCGTGCAAAGGCTTCTGTGGGGCCCTAAGGCACCATCTCCAGAGAAGATGATGGCAGTGCTCACGGAGCAGCATATGACTGGAGTAGCATCGTCGGTGGTAGCAACTACCCGGGCCGCGTCGGTTGCCACTCGTATGCGCCGATCCGCGGCCTTGGACGCAGTCACTGCATCCATAGAAATGCTTGGTGACACCGGCGTAGCCATCCCCATGGGTGGCGCACCGCAGCCCACGAAAAGGGGTTCTCCTGCCGCTACTTCACCCAATGGCGGGGCTGCGTCCACGGGCACAGCAAGGCAAAACCTAGGGTCATCTGCTGCTACCCCCACATGTGACAGCTCCTCCGCACCACTGTCAAGCACCGAAACACTGGTTGCAAGACCACCTGCACGAGTCTTCTCTTTCCGCGGCAATCCCCACGAGCTGCAGGACTGCCTTCGGGGTGCCAAAGTCCTAGTGTTTTTCTACAAAACATCATGTGCCCCTTGCACTGCGATTCGTTCAAAGCTGCTTCGCGCGGTGGCAGGAGCTGGTGttgtcggtggtggcggtgctacAGCCACACCACCAACCTCCACGGTGTTCGCTACAGAAGATTCAGGGATCGACGGCTCGTCACCTCCTCTGTCTGCGCCCTTACAGCTATATCAGAACAACCGAGAGAGGCCCACACGTGGACTAACCACCGCCCCAGTTGCCGCTGACACAGAGGCCACagatgctgcggctgtcGTAGCAACCACCGCGACCATGACGGTGGAAGAGCAGAAAGCCTGCAACGTTGCCTGTCGCTTCCTCGGGGGCGTGGCGAAGCCGTTCCCGCACTCCGTCATCCTACTCATGGTAGACACGAACGCGAATGCTGAGGTGACTGCCTTGCATGACATCCGCAGTCTCCCAACGTTCATGGCGTACCGAAACGGCTGCATTATAGGCCGCTTTGAGGGATCTCACGAGGACGAGATCGATAAGCTGGTAGACCTCCTCACGCAGGACTCGACTGAGGGAAGTCCCACCACTGACAACGAGAAGGcctctcagcagcagcagcagcaaaaggGCACAACCTCGTCACCTGTGCCAGGAGACTACGATTCTCATCACCCGTga
- a CDS encoding ABC transporter, putative (TriTrypDB/GeneDB-style sysID: LpmP.29.1710): MPSLGLPSIREDMSNTAAEELQQSTDRFLNDASPAEESRQIALQSEPVVLRLHHIGKSYPIADSDERVVALKDITLDEADNSTAEAAAQKASSVGPLQRGNLPLPFAPVRRGEFIMIRGPSGGGKTTLLNIIGTIDSCTEGTIELNGRIISKDTKEHVLADIRLKSLGFVFQTFNLIATMTAAENVELPMTLLGNMSPKDMRLRSRQLLTLVGLRNRINHLPSELSGGEQQRVTIARSLANNPSLLLLDEPTGDLDTTNTIEVMDLLMRINRRTKTTCIMVTHNPDIECYADRILYVSDGRFVKEVFNTLPTCLNLEAYTKYLAAKEKMITGLNESGIEGDSDPDTVMAAIAGAIAGKNDRDYENLKTDSSRATAKTLSEMQLAHFSVRPAMSLSGTARHPGSPVTAMSPTMNSAAVPSVATSLQLHREEREAHNEL; the protein is encoded by the coding sequence ATGCCGTCTTTGGGGTTACCCAGCATTCGTGAGGACATGAGCAAtacagcggcggaggagctCCAGCAGAGCACCGACCGTTTTCTCAATGACGCGTCCCCGGCGGAGGAATCGCGGCAGATCGCGCTGCAGTCCGAgccggtggtgctgcgcttgCATCACATCGGCAAGAGCTACCCGATTGCCGACTCTGATGAGCGAGTTGTGGCGCTTAAGGACATTACGCTGGATGAGGCAGACAATTCCACcgcggaagcagcggcacagaaaGCCTCCAGTGTGGGGCCCCTGCAGCGCGGCAATCTGCCCCTGCCGTTCGCACCGGTGCGACGCGGCGAGTTTATCATGATCCGTGGCCctagcggtggtggcaagACAACGCTATTAAACATCATTGGCACCATCGATTCCTGCACCGAGGGCACGATCGAGCTGAACGGACGTATCATCAGCAAGGACACTAAGGAACATGTACTGGCAGACATCCGCCTCAAGTCCCTCGGCTTCGTATTCCAGACGTTTAACTTGATCGCAACAATGACAGCCGCGGAGAACGTGGAGCTGCCCATGACGCTGCTGGGGAATATGTCGCCGAAGGACATGCGGCTGCGGTCTCGCCAACTGCTCACGCTAGTCGGACTGCGCAACCGCATCAACCACCTCCCCTCCGAGCTCAGTggtggcgagcagcagcgcgtgacAATTGCGCGGAGTTTGGCGAACAACCcgtcgctcctcctcctcgacgagcCGACCGGCGACCTGGACACGACTAACACAATCGAGGTGATGGATCTCCTTATGCGCATTAACCGCCGTACGAAGACGACGTGCATCATGGTCACACACAATCCTGACATAGAGTGCTATGCCGACCGCATCCTCTACGTGAGCGATGGCCGTTTTGTCAAGGAGGTTTTCAACACCTTGCCCACGTGCCTCAACCTGGAGGCTTACACCAAGTACCTGGCCGCCAAGGAGAAGATGATCACTGGCCTCAACGAGAGTGGGATCGAGGGCGACAGCGACCCAGATACCGTAATGGCGGCGATAGCTGGAGCCATCGCCGGCAAAAACGACAGGGATTATGAGAATCTGAAAACAGACTCCAGCAGGGCGACGGCGAAGACTCTCAGCGAGATGCAGTTAGCGCACTTCTCTGTGAGGCCTGCCATGTCACTCTCGGGAACCGCGCGCCATCCCGGCTCTCCGGTCACCGCCATGTCGCCAACCAtgaacagcgccgctgtgcccTCTGTGGCCACCTCTTTGCAGCTGCAtcgggaggagagagaagcccaCAACGAGCTGTAG